In Eucalyptus grandis isolate ANBG69807.140 chromosome 4, ASM1654582v1, whole genome shotgun sequence, the following proteins share a genomic window:
- the LOC104441625 gene encoding LOW QUALITY PROTEIN: plant UBX domain-containing protein 10 (The sequence of the model RefSeq protein was modified relative to this genomic sequence to represent the inferred CDS: inserted 3 bases in 2 codons) — protein MDDVSDKVAYFQAITGLDDPDLCTEILQAHGWDLELAISSFTGSNXPDDDPLLRPRPPAAGGRAAAAPAPPTPTPNAGGPSLTWRIITLPVSVISGGLGXVSGAIGLGMWMAGGVLSYSLGMVGLGPGSGRRGGGGGEDSSRLVSLSAAATEAMEFVASFEREYAAAAGRPNFVSEGFMDALQRSRNAFKLLFVYLHSPDHPDTPLFCEQTLCSEALAAFVNENFVAWGGSIRASEGFKMSNSLKASRFPFCAVVMAATNQRIALLQQVEGPKSPEEMLTILQRVLEESGPVLVSARLEAEERRTNTRLREEQDAAYRAALEADQARERQRREEQERLEREAAEAERKRKEEEEARERAECEAAEKAAALAKLREEKALSLGAEPEKGPNVTQVLVRFPTGERKERRFQSDTTIQSLYDYVDSLGCLEMGNYTLVSNFPRVSYGSDKFSLSLKEAGLHPQASLFVELNS, from the exons ATGGACGATGTATCGGATAAAGTGGCGTATTTCCAGGCGATCACCGGCCTCGACGACCCCGATTTGTGCACCGAGATCCTCCAGGCCCACGGCTGGGACCTCGAGCTCGCGATCTCCTCCTTCACCGGCTCCAA CCCCGACGACGACCCCCTCCTCCGGCCCCGGCCCCCGGCAGCTGGCGGCcgggccgccgccgcccccgccccgCCCACGCCCACGCCCAACGCCGGAGGGCCCAGCCTGACGTGGAGGATCATCACGTTGCCGGTCTCGGTGATCTCCGGCGGCTTAG TGGTCTCCGGCGCGATTGGGCTCGGGATGTGGATGGCGGGCGGCGTCCTGTCTTATTCCCTCGGGATGGTGGGGTTGGGCCCCGGCTCCGgacgccgcggcggcggcgggggtgAGGACTCGTCGCGGTTGGTCTCGCTGTCTGCAGCCGCGACCGAGGCGATGGAGTTCGTGGCTTCTTTCGAGAGGGAGTACGCCGCGGCGGCAGGGAGGCCGAACTTCGTGTCCGAGGGTTTTATGGATGCGTTGCAGCGGTCGCGGAATGCGTTCAAGTTGTTGTTCGTGTACTTGCACTCGCCGGATCATCCGGACACGCCGCTCTTCTGCGAGCAGACGTTGTGTAGTGAGGCGCTGGCGGCTTTCGTGAATGAGAATTTCGTCGCGTGGGGTGGGAGCATCAGGGCCAGCGAAGGGTTTAAGATGAGTAATAGCTTGAAAGCATCGCGGTTCCCCTTTTGCGCTGTGGTTATGGCTGCCACTAATCAGAGGATTGCTTTGCTTCAACAG GTTGAGGGCCCAAAATCACCTGAAGAAATGCTTACAATACTTCAGAGAGTGCTGGAAGAAAGTGGCCCCGTTCTTGTTTCAGCCAGACTTGAAGCGGAAGAAAGAAGGACTAACACGCGGTTGAGGGAGGAGCAAGATGCCGCTTACAGAGCAGCTCTTGAAGCAGATCAG GCTAGGGAACGGCAAAGAAGAGAGGAGCAAGAGCGTTTGGAGAGAGAAGCTGCTGAAGCTGAAAGGAAGcgcaaagaggaagaagaggctcGTGAAAGAGCAGAATGTGAAGCTGCTGAGAAAGCGGCCGCGCTAGCTAAACTTCGGGAGGAGAAGGCCTTGTCTCTTGGGGCTGAACCCGAAAAGGGACCAAATGTAACTCAA GTGTTGGTGCGATTTCCTACTGGAGAACGTAAGGAGCGGAGATTTCAGAGTGACACCACAATACAGTCACTGTATGATTATGTGGACTCTTTGGGTTGCTTGGAAATGGGGAATTACACCTTGGTCTCCAACTTCCCTCGCGTGTCCTATGGTTCAGACAAGTTCTCATTGTCGTTGAAGGAAGCAGGATTGCATCCTCAAGCCAGCCTTTTCGTGGAGCTAAACTCGTGA